From Coriobacteriaceae bacterium, a single genomic window includes:
- a CDS encoding nucleotidyltransferase domain-containing protein, giving the protein MASLDKVYKQIEVFARECDAEKVVLFGSRARGDNLPKSDIDIAVAGCRDFGRLSYLIEEHLDTLLDVDVVNLDEPLSQQLLDEIARDGVILYEKI; this is encoded by the coding sequence ATGGCATCTCTCGACAAGGTGTATAAGCAAATTGAAGTTTTTGCTCGGGAATGTGACGCCGAGAAGGTTGTGCTGTTTGGCTCCCGCGCTCGAGGTGACAACTTGCCTAAGAGCGATATTGACATCGCCGTAGCAGGTTGCCGGGATTTCGGCCGGTTGTCATATTTGATCGAGGAACATCTTGATACTCTTTTAGATGTAGATGTCGTCAATCTCGATGAGCCCTTATCGCAGCAATTGCTCGATGAAATTGCCAGGGATGGTGTGATTCTGTATGAAAAAATATGA
- a CDS encoding Rrf2 family transcriptional regulator — translation MLISSKGRYALRLMIYIAALGDAEGKIALREVADREHISQKYLEQLVRPLMKADLLKSVRGKGGGYMMAKDPAEVRAGDILRAVEGSTAPVACDGIDNSCARSDLCSTVKFWRGLDKVIENYVDGVTLADLAAVPEINFDIKL, via the coding sequence ATGCTCATTTCTTCCAAGGGCCGCTATGCCCTCCGACTGATGATCTATATCGCGGCGCTGGGCGACGCCGAGGGCAAGATTGCCTTGCGCGAGGTTGCCGACCGCGAGCATATCTCGCAAAAGTATTTGGAGCAGCTGGTGCGTCCGCTTATGAAGGCGGACCTGCTTAAGAGCGTGCGTGGCAAGGGCGGCGGCTACATGATGGCCAAGGACCCGGCCGAGGTGCGTGCCGGCGACATCTTGCGTGCCGTTGAGGGCAGCACGGCTCCGGTGGCGTGCGATGGCATCGACAACAGCTGCGCCCGCAGTGACTTGTGTTCCACCGTCAAGTTCTGGCGTGGCCTTGACAAGGTCATCGAGAACTATGTCGACGGCGTGACGTTGGCCGACCTGGCCGCCGTCCCCGAAATCAACTTCGACATTAAGCTGTAG
- the sufC gene encoding Fe-S cluster assembly ATPase SufC, translated as MSANPLLSIEGLTASVDEKTILHNVNLNVAAGETHVLMGPNGAGKSTLGHLVMGDPVYTVNNGRIVFDGQDITELTTDKRSRAGLFLSFQAPVEIPGVPLSSFLRASIAGRPGLEMKGKEFRRRVKELAAELNMDTAYLNRELGVGFSGGEKKKVEMLQLLLLQPKLAILDETDSGLDVDALSTVSHGMDAYRKSCDGSMLIITHNTRILEHLNVDRVHVMVKGHIVREDDASLIPWIDKNGFETFEREAAEQRAQAEAAAAEQQA; from the coding sequence ATGAGCGCAAATCCGCTGCTTTCCATCGAAGGTCTGACCGCCTCCGTGGACGAAAAGACCATCCTCCACAACGTCAACCTCAACGTCGCCGCCGGCGAGACCCACGTTCTGATGGGACCCAACGGCGCCGGCAAGTCCACCCTCGGCCACCTGGTCATGGGCGACCCCGTTTACACGGTCAACAACGGCCGCATCGTCTTTGACGGCCAGGACATCACCGAGCTCACCACCGACAAGCGCTCGCGCGCCGGCCTGTTCCTGAGCTTCCAGGCCCCGGTCGAGATTCCGGGCGTGCCGCTGTCGAGCTTTTTGCGCGCCAGCATCGCCGGCCGCCCCGGCCTGGAGATGAAGGGCAAGGAGTTCCGCCGTCGCGTAAAGGAGCTCGCGGCCGAGCTCAACATGGATACCGCCTACCTCAACCGCGAGCTGGGCGTGGGCTTCTCGGGCGGCGAGAAGAAGAAGGTCGAAATGCTCCAACTTCTGCTGCTGCAGCCCAAACTCGCCATCCTGGACGAAACCGACTCCGGCCTGGACGTCGACGCGCTTTCCACCGTCAGCCACGGCATGGACGCGTACCGCAAGAGCTGCGACGGCTCCATGCTCATCATCACGCACAACACACGCATCTTGGAGCACCTGAATGTCGACCGCGTCCACGTTATGGTCAAGGGCCACATCGTGCGCGAGGACGACGCTTCGCTCATCCCCTGGATCGACAAGAACGGTTTTGAGACCTTCGAGCGCGAGGCCGCCGAGCAGCGCGCCCAGGCCGAGGCCGCCGCTGCCGAGCAGCAGGCGTAA